In the Clostridia bacterium genome, GTGCTCGATCTGTCGAAGGACCACGTCGTCTGGGACGTCGGCCACCAGAGCTACGCCTACAAGATCCTTACCGGCAGGGCCGAAAGTTTCGCCACGCTGCGCAAAAAGGACGGACTTTCCGGCTTCCCGAAGCCGCGCGAGAGCGAATACGACGCCTACGCGACCGGACACAGCGGCAGCGGCGTTTCCGCCGCCTTCGGCATGGCGTCCGCCGACGCGCTGAAGGGCAGCGACGCTAAATCCGTCGTCGTCATCGGTGACGCGTCCTTCTCCAACGGAATGGTTTTCGAGGCGCTCAACAGCATCGGCAATTCCAAAAAGAACCTCATAATAATCCTCAACGACAACGGGCGCTCGATAGCGAAAAACCACGGCGCCTTCGCGCGTTATCTGCTCCGCACGCGCACGAGGATGTCGTATTACAACACGAAGAAGCGCGTTGAGCGTTTCTTCAAGGCGCTGGGAATATTCGGCAGGCCGTTTCTGGCGTTCCTCAACTGGATTAAGCGGATGCTCAGGGCGATGCTGCTGCCGAACACCATGTTCGAGAGTCTCGGCGTCGACTACCTCGGCCCGATCGACGGCCACAATATAGAAGACACCGTCGCGGTGCTGAAACGCGCCTACCGGATGAACAAGCCGGTGCTCGTCCACGTCGCGACCGTCAAGGGCAAGGGCTACGAGCCCGCCGCCTCCGAGCCGGAGGGCTTCCATGGCGTCTCCGGCTTCGACGTCGACACCGGCAAGGTAGCCGAGGGGACGGGCGAGACCTTCTCCGCGGCGTTCGGTGACGCGCTGACAGCGTTCGCGGAAGCGGATGACCGCGTCTGCGCCGTTACCGCCGCCATGACCGCGGGAACGGGCCTCAAGCCATTCAAGGAGAAGTTTCCCGACAGGTTCTTCGACGTCGGCATCGCGGAGGAGCACGGCGTTTCCTTCTGCTGCGGGCTCGCCGCACGGGGTATGAAGCCGGTGTTCGCGGTGTATTCGGCGTTCCTGCAGCGCGCCTACGATCAGCTTCTGATAGAGGCCGCGTTCCAGAAGCTGCCGGTAGTATTCGCCGTCGACAGAGCCGGAGTCGTCGGCGAGGACGGCGAAACCCACCAGGGACTTTTTGACGCCGCGTACTTGACCGGTATTCCCGAAATGACCGTCTACGCGCCCGCATTCCGCGACGAACTCGCCGCGATGCTCGGCGAAGCGCTCGCGCTCGACGCGCCCTCCGTCGTCCGCTATCCGCGCGGCGGCGAGGGAACGAAGCCCGCGGGCTATTCCTACGCCGGAGCGCCTTACGAATACTCGGAGCGGGGGAGCGTGCTCGCCGTGACCTACGGACGTATTTACTCCGAGCTGCGCGCCGCGATTGACTTTGAGAATCTGCCCGTCTCGACGCTGAAGCTCAACAGGATCAAGCCGCTCGAGCTTCCCGACGGGATAGCGAAATATGACAGGATAGTATTTTTTGAAGAGGGCATAAAGACCGGCGGCGTCGCCGAACAGATGCTGGCGAAGCTGTCCGCGGCGGGCTGGAACGGAGAGTTCGTCATCCGCGCCGTCGATGACAGATTCGTTCCTCATTCCACCGTGAAAGAAGCGCTCGCCGCGCTCGGCCTCGACAGAGCCGGTATAGCGGCTTCGCTGAAGGAGATCATAGGCGGGTGATATTATGAAAGCATTAATAGTATGCAACAATAACGAGCGCAGCCGTCTTGCCGCGAACCGCGCGCGGGAGCTGCTTCTCGCGTCCGGTGACGAGGCCGTCGTGACGGAAGAGGGGCTGCGCGAAGACGCCGACCTCTGTGTTGTCGTCGGCGGCGACGGAGCGGTGCTCCACGCCGGCAAGGAGGCCGCGCTGCGCGGGATTCCCGTGCTCGCGCTGAACACCGGCAGAGTGGGCTTCCTCACCGCGCCGGAAGCGCCCGCCGTGTTCAGCGTCGGAGGTCTGCTTGAAAGCGCGCGCAGGGAGAAGCGTATGCTGCTGGAAGTGAAATTGACCGGCACCGACGGAAGCGAGCTGAGCTCCGGCTATGCGCTGAACGAAGCTGTCATATCGCGCGGCGGCATTTCCCGCATAATCGATATAGCCATTGCTGTCGACGGCAGCGAAATATACACCGTGCGCGGCGACGGAGTCATAATCTCCACGCCCACCGGCTCGACCGCGTATTCGATGTCCGCGGGCGGCCCGATAGTCGCGCCGGAGGTATCGTCGATGATCGTCACGCCCGTCTGCCCCTACACGCTGGCGGCGCGCGCGGTCGTTCTGCCGGATACGGCTGAGGTTTCGGCGAAGGTTTTCGGCCTCGACGAGCGGGAGGCGATGCTGACCGTAGACGGCGGCGCGCCGGTTTCGCTCCGCGAGGGAGAATGCGTCGTGCTTCGCCGCTCGGATAAGTTTCTTGAGCTGCTGACGCCGGACGGGGCGTCCTTCTACGAAAAGATAAAAACAAAACTATTCGGTATAGATTGACCGGAAGAGAGGTAAGCTTATGAAGCCCACCAGACACGTCAAGATACTCGAAATAA is a window encoding:
- a CDS encoding 1-deoxy-D-xylulose-5-phosphate synthase; its protein translation is MQFSDIAKLNMPQAVRDMKQEELTALADAVREAIIATVSKNGGHLASSLGCVELTVALLKVLDLSKDHVVWDVGHQSYAYKILTGRAESFATLRKKDGLSGFPKPRESEYDAYATGHSGSGVSAAFGMASADALKGSDAKSVVVIGDASFSNGMVFEALNSIGNSKKNLIIILNDNGRSIAKNHGAFARYLLRTRTRMSYYNTKKRVERFFKALGIFGRPFLAFLNWIKRMLRAMLLPNTMFESLGVDYLGPIDGHNIEDTVAVLKRAYRMNKPVLVHVATVKGKGYEPAASEPEGFHGVSGFDVDTGKVAEGTGETFSAAFGDALTAFAEADDRVCAVTAAMTAGTGLKPFKEKFPDRFFDVGIAEEHGVSFCCGLAARGMKPVFAVYSAFLQRAYDQLLIEAAFQKLPVVFAVDRAGVVGEDGETHQGLFDAAYLTGIPEMTVYAPAFRDELAAMLGEALALDAPSVVRYPRGGEGTKPAGYSYAGAPYEYSERGSVLAVTYGRIYSELRAAIDFENLPVSTLKLNRIKPLELPDGIAKYDRIVFFEEGIKTGGVAEQMLAKLSAAGWNGEFVIRAVDDRFVPHSTVKEALAALGLDRAGIAASLKEIIGG
- a CDS encoding NAD(+)/NADH kinase — translated: MKALIVCNNNERSRLAANRARELLLASGDEAVVTEEGLREDADLCVVVGGDGAVLHAGKEAALRGIPVLALNTGRVGFLTAPEAPAVFSVGGLLESARREKRMLLEVKLTGTDGSELSSGYALNEAVISRGGISRIIDIAIAVDGSEIYTVRGDGVIISTPTGSTAYSMSAGGPIVAPEVSSMIVTPVCPYTLAARAVVLPDTAEVSAKVFGLDEREAMLTVDGGAPVSLREGECVVLRRSDKFLELLTPDGASFYEKIKTKLFGID